The following coding sequences lie in one Candidatus Neomarinimicrobiota bacterium genomic window:
- a CDS encoding BatA domain-containing protein — MGFLNPQVLYLLGLAGLPILIHFLGRKKYKEVYFSDIRLLKNLEKDAIRKVKISQILVLLLRTLIILFLILSFAKPYLSEVVKSLFIRKNSRLNLVIDNSLSMSCLVNNSNVLEESISYLSALSQKFEYPFYLSVYTTTNNKPVIKDRRIEAEEDFISSIKRISITNLEGKLDITLSNILKEIEGNENVENYVWIVTDLQESNLGSGNEISNMINGLNKWDIVPVIIKTDFELKNFAITGNLSTGLISTNNPLIVNLQINNWDTVASEIPVTLYVNDEKVGKDVVNIEPVGREVVQFKIMPQKNGFTTGYAEIRNDNLPADNKWYFVVYLPERIKILIVGKTGQDIRYIYNALTSSRSDYYDVDISSVNQINYYELLSYDIVIFSNVCYLKNEQIARLKELVSKSTSIVVFPGDDCDLGGYNNLWHNILGFPKLVKFLGSKVEEAFVSLGKFDREHQLFVNVFRKDVDILSNVRFFKVPVFDIDNDDHAIIYYSDGNPFLIECKDDSRTLGFLIATGIDGRWSDLPFKGFFPVLLNRIIAYLSNTSSFNLIKSTGEQYVIENVGKKAVEEIKMVGPDKRVFYPLIERNKLVFDRFDDTGFFEVYSENSIMKELAVNISLSEIGNSFLDQRTFERRYKVDKNKFVWIDLNEKSKENYTMIEKKDLSTIFIILVVSLLIIETFLSRINRVSSERDGE; from the coding sequence ATGGGCTTTTTGAATCCTCAAGTTTTATACCTTCTCGGTCTTGCAGGACTCCCCATATTAATTCATTTCCTTGGTAGAAAAAAGTACAAGGAAGTCTACTTCAGTGATATACGATTGCTAAAGAATCTGGAGAAGGATGCAATTCGGAAAGTAAAGATATCACAGATTTTGGTTCTTTTACTAAGGACGTTGATTATTCTGTTTTTAATTCTTTCCTTCGCAAAACCTTATTTGTCAGAAGTAGTCAAAAGTTTATTTATTAGAAAGAATTCAAGACTGAATTTGGTCATTGATAATTCTCTATCAATGTCCTGCCTTGTAAATAATTCAAATGTTCTTGAAGAGTCTATATCATACCTTTCCGCCCTTTCACAGAAGTTTGAATACCCATTCTATCTAAGTGTTTATACAACAACTAATAATAAACCGGTCATCAAGGATAGAAGGATAGAAGCAGAGGAAGATTTTATATCCAGCATAAAGAGAATTAGCATAACAAATTTGGAAGGTAAACTAGATATTACATTGAGTAATATCCTGAAAGAGATTGAGGGAAATGAAAATGTGGAAAATTATGTATGGATAGTTACGGATTTACAAGAATCTAATCTTGGCTCTGGTAATGAGATAAGCAATATGATAAATGGATTAAATAAATGGGACATTGTTCCAGTGATTATCAAGACGGATTTTGAGCTTAAGAATTTTGCAATAACTGGAAATTTATCGACTGGTTTGATATCCACTAATAATCCATTAATTGTAAATTTACAAATTAACAACTGGGATACAGTTGCATCAGAGATTCCAGTAACATTATATGTTAATGATGAAAAAGTTGGTAAAGATGTTGTGAATATTGAACCGGTTGGGCGGGAGGTAGTTCAATTTAAGATTATGCCTCAAAAGAATGGTTTTACAACAGGATATGCTGAGATTAGAAATGACAATCTGCCTGCAGATAATAAATGGTATTTTGTAGTCTACCTCCCAGAAAGAATTAAGATTTTAATAGTCGGGAAAACTGGACAGGACATTCGCTATATTTATAATGCGTTAACTTCTTCACGTTCTGATTATTATGACGTTGATATTTCGTCTGTGAATCAAATAAACTATTATGAGTTACTTTCGTATGATATAGTCATTTTTTCAAATGTTTGTTATTTGAAAAATGAACAAATAGCCAGGTTAAAGGAACTGGTATCAAAAAGTACATCGATTGTTGTTTTTCCTGGTGATGATTGCGATCTTGGTGGTTATAATAACCTGTGGCATAATATATTAGGATTTCCCAAACTTGTAAAGTTCTTAGGTAGTAAGGTTGAAGAAGCTTTTGTAAGTCTTGGAAAATTTGATAGGGAACACCAATTATTTGTAAATGTGTTCCGTAAAGATGTGGATATTTTATCCAATGTAAGGTTTTTCAAAGTACCTGTATTTGATATTGATAATGATGATCATGCAATCATTTATTATTCTGATGGGAATCCATTTTTAATTGAATGTAAGGATGATTCAAGAACGCTTGGATTTCTTATTGCAACTGGGATTGACGGTAGGTGGTCAGATTTACCATTCAAGGGATTTTTCCCTGTTTTGCTAAATAGAATTATTGCTTATCTTTCAAATACATCCAGTTTTAATCTTATAAAATCTACGGGTGAGCAGTATGTAATCGAGAATGTAGGTAAGAAAGCTGTGGAAGAGATAAAGATGGTGGGTCCGGATAAGCGCGTTTTCTATCCGTTAATAGAGAGAAATAAATTGGTATTTGATAGGTTTGATGATACAGGTTTTTTTGAAGTTTATTCAGAAAATAGTATAATGAAAGAATTGGCGGTTAATATATCGCTGTCAGAGATTGGCAATAGTTTTTTAGATCAAAGAACATTTGAGAGAAGATATAAGGTGGATAAAAATAAATTTGTATGGATTGATTTGAATGAGAAATCAAAAGAAAATTACACTATGATTGAAAAAAAAGATTTATCTACTATTTTCATAATTCTTGTTGTTTCGCTTTTGATAATTGAAACTTTTTTAAGTAGAATTAATAGAGTCTCAAGTGAGAGAGATGGTGAATAA
- the rpe gene encoding ribulose-phosphate 3-epimerase, producing the protein MNVEIVPSLLSADFTRLGEQIKILEKAGAKRIHLDIMDGHFVPNITFGPPMVTSIRKATPLHLESHLMITNPEKFIDPFAKAGSNTILVHAEIGERVRELLQKIKEYGISAGLVVNPETPIDEIKNQLQYVDHLLIMTVNPGFGAQKMIMECLDKVRYVKEYRDSQGLKFYIEVDGGINDKTIVEAIDAGVDLIVAGNAVFKNDSPYENFKLLERIVSEKINER; encoded by the coding sequence ATGAATGTTGAAATTGTTCCATCCCTTTTGTCAGCAGATTTTACAAGGCTTGGGGAACAGATTAAGATTCTTGAGAAGGCTGGTGCTAAAAGAATTCATTTAGATATTATGGATGGTCATTTTGTTCCGAATATAACCTTTGGTCCTCCAATGGTAACTTCGATAAGAAAAGCGACACCACTACATTTAGAATCACATTTAATGATTACAAATCCCGAGAAATTTATTGATCCCTTTGCTAAAGCGGGAAGCAATACGATACTCGTGCATGCGGAAATAGGGGAAAGAGTGAGAGAATTACTGCAGAAGATAAAAGAATATGGAATATCAGCAGGACTTGTTGTAAATCCTGAAACACCAATTGATGAGATAAAGAATCAGCTACAATATGTTGACCATCTTCTTATAATGACTGTTAACCCTGGTTTTGGTGCGCAGAAAATGATTATGGAATGTCTGGATAAGGTGAGGTATGTCAAAGAGTACAGGGATAGTCAAGGGCTGAAATTTTATATAGAGGTAGATGGTGGTATAAATGATAAGACGATAGTGGAGGCTATTGATGCAGGTGTTGATTTGATAGTTGCTGGTAACGCAGTTTTCAAGAACGATTCGCCATATGAAAACTTCAAACTCCTGGAGAGAATAGTAAGTGAGAAAATTAACGAAAGGTGA
- a CDS encoding PASTA domain-containing protein has translation MSIVLNNFLKILIAFIVFTIIFVLVLDRFIMPWYVRHGKELEMFNVIGKSYSEAEAILKLNGFFVEVIDTIHSSEKPPGIVLEQIPKPGRKVKKGRIVKLVITGGKVYHEMPRLVGKPLEVARLELERYHVLIDTIFMQFSSVMPAGVIIDQDVKPGYVIEEGAAVRLWVSAGPPEKLFRVPDVTGRSLSDAKEILKKAGLGIGDIRYIPMDELTPYTVIDQIPSAGKEFENPVKVNLKVSTMRVE, from the coding sequence ATGTCAATAGTTTTGAATAATTTTCTAAAAATACTGATTGCTTTTATTGTCTTTACAATAATATTTGTACTGGTACTCGATAGGTTTATTATGCCATGGTATGTCAGACATGGCAAGGAACTTGAAATGTTTAATGTAATCGGTAAGTCATATTCCGAGGCTGAAGCAATATTAAAGCTTAATGGTTTTTTTGTAGAAGTGATAGACACTATACATAGTAGTGAAAAGCCCCCAGGGATAGTGCTGGAACAAATTCCGAAGCCAGGCAGGAAAGTTAAAAAGGGTAGGATAGTTAAATTAGTGATTACTGGTGGTAAAGTATATCATGAAATGCCGAGATTAGTGGGGAAACCTTTAGAAGTGGCCAGGTTGGAACTTGAGAGATACCATGTATTAATAGATACGATCTTTATGCAATTTTCATCAGTTATGCCTGCTGGTGTTATAATAGATCAAGATGTAAAGCCAGGCTATGTGATAGAGGAAGGTGCAGCTGTGAGACTCTGGGTTAGTGCTGGTCCACCTGAAAAGCTTTTTAGGGTTCCCGATGTAACGGGCAGAAGCCTTAGTGATGCCAAGGAAATTCTAAAAAAGGCAGGGCTTGGGATTGGTGATATTAGATATATCCCGATGGATGAACTTACACCGTATACTGTAATCGATCAGATACCCTCAGCGGGTAAGGAGTTTGAAAATCCAGTAAAGGTTAATTTGAAAGTTAGCACCATGAGGGTAGAATGA
- the rsmB gene encoding 16S rRNA (cytosine(967)-C(5))-methyltransferase RsmB produces the protein MNARAAAVLTLNRFGKGSNYKLEIEKFARQYSVPDKDLSLFYSIVKGVIQNLCYIDFIISLTYKKNIKKLERIVLNLLRVGVYQKMILGVPPHAAVYETVNTAKEICNTEISKLVNGVLRNLPNESIIEKKLREFNEIKALSIKYSHPEWLVKKWVGQFGYNETVELLKFNSIIYSPFFRHNPMKIKWEDLVFEIKKMGISIRDTEYNGFHFFRSNEPSALLRSRLFQKRCFSVQDLSQALSVFLLQPDDNDIILDCCAGPGGKTTLIGQITKRAKLISCDISARKIYLLKKEVDLIGIKNVKLLKLDASKDDYPEFNKVIIDAPCTATGTIAKNVDVKFNRKPEDIDKLRMLQMDILKNISRQMKRGNILVYSTCSFEREENWDVIDKFLSTNVDFRVEHAWKFIDKKYCDDRGAVFVLPYKHKMTGSFAVRLFKY, from the coding sequence GTGAATGCAAGAGCTGCCGCTGTTTTGACTCTTAATAGATTTGGAAAGGGATCGAATTATAAGCTTGAAATAGAAAAATTTGCCAGACAATATAGCGTTCCAGATAAAGATCTGTCTCTATTTTATAGCATAGTTAAAGGGGTAATCCAGAATCTTTGTTATATAGATTTTATAATTTCCCTTACCTATAAGAAGAATATAAAAAAACTCGAGCGGATTGTTTTGAATCTGTTAAGGGTTGGAGTTTATCAAAAAATGATTTTAGGAGTGCCTCCACATGCTGCGGTTTATGAGACAGTGAATACTGCAAAGGAGATTTGTAATACTGAGATTTCAAAACTTGTGAATGGAGTTTTGAGGAATTTACCCAACGAGTCCATTATTGAAAAGAAACTAAGAGAATTTAATGAGATAAAGGCGTTATCAATAAAATATTCTCATCCAGAGTGGCTTGTCAAAAAATGGGTTGGGCAATTTGGCTACAATGAAACAGTTGAATTATTGAAATTTAACTCTATCATTTATAGTCCTTTTTTTCGACATAATCCAATGAAGATCAAATGGGAAGATTTAGTTTTTGAAATTAAAAAAATGGGAATTAGCATAAGAGATACTGAATACAATGGTTTTCATTTTTTTAGATCCAATGAACCATCTGCATTGTTGCGTAGTAGGCTTTTTCAAAAAAGATGTTTTTCTGTCCAGGATTTATCCCAGGCTTTGTCCGTTTTTTTACTTCAGCCGGATGATAATGATATAATTCTGGATTGCTGTGCTGGTCCTGGTGGGAAGACAACATTGATTGGGCAGATTACAAAGAGAGCAAAGCTGATTTCTTGTGACATTTCAGCACGTAAAATTTATTTGCTGAAAAAAGAGGTAGATTTGATTGGTATCAAGAATGTAAAGTTGCTAAAGCTTGATGCGTCAAAGGATGATTATCCGGAGTTTAACAAAGTGATTATAGATGCTCCATGTACTGCAACAGGGACAATTGCTAAGAATGTAGATGTTAAGTTTAACAGAAAGCCTGAAGATATTGACAAACTAAGAATGCTACAAATGGATATCCTTAAAAATATTTCACGGCAGATGAAAAGAGGAAATATACTGGTATATTCCACCTGCTCTTTCGAAAGGGAAGAAAATTGGGATGTAATTGATAAGTTTCTTAGTACAAATGTTGATTTTAGAGTCGAGCATGCCTGGAAGTTTATCGATAAAAAGTACTGTGACGATAGAGGAGCGGTTTTTGTGCTCCCATATAAGCACAAGATGACCGGAAGTTTTGCTGTTAGATTATTTAAGTATTGA
- a CDS encoding methionyl-tRNA formyltransferase, translated as MKIVFMGNPEFALPSLLAINKSRHKIVAVVTNLDKPKGRGLKLQKTPVKKLAEDLGLPILQPDSLESEVFLNQIRSFNADIFVVVAFKILPESLLEIPPMGAINLHASLLPKYRGAAPINWALINGEKKTGITIFKIRKKVDTGEILYQKSVEINEDDTAGVLSQKLANLGGESLVKVLDLLEEGKIDPIPQDNSKATYAPKITTEVGKINWKLDAKKIKNLIHGLSPDPGAYSYIFKKRVKFLKAGYEELDTSYLPGTIVYIDKKQLKIQTGKGLLVPKVLQMEGKKPLDVAFFIKGFRGKIGDRFIS; from the coding sequence ATGAAAATAGTATTCATGGGTAACCCTGAATTCGCACTACCATCTTTATTAGCGATAAACAAATCGAGACATAAGATAGTGGCTGTTGTTACAAATCTGGATAAACCTAAGGGCAGAGGTTTGAAACTCCAGAAGACACCGGTGAAAAAGCTTGCTGAGGATCTTGGATTACCGATTTTACAACCGGATTCGCTAGAATCAGAGGTTTTTTTAAATCAGATTCGAAGTTTTAACGCGGATATTTTTGTTGTAGTAGCATTCAAGATACTTCCAGAATCACTTTTGGAGATACCTCCAATGGGTGCTATAAACCTCCATGCTTCACTATTGCCGAAATACAGAGGAGCCGCTCCAATAAATTGGGCATTGATAAATGGAGAAAAGAAAACAGGAATTACAATATTTAAGATAAGAAAGAAGGTGGATACTGGCGAGATTCTTTATCAAAAATCAGTTGAAATTAATGAAGACGATACCGCCGGTGTATTGAGTCAGAAACTTGCAAATCTCGGTGGTGAATCCCTGGTGAAGGTTCTTGATTTGCTGGAAGAAGGAAAAATAGATCCTATACCCCAGGATAATAGTAAGGCAACCTATGCTCCAAAAATTACTACTGAGGTGGGGAAGATTAACTGGAAATTAGATGCAAAAAAAATAAAAAATTTAATTCATGGTCTATCTCCTGATCCGGGAGCATATTCATATATTTTTAAAAAAAGAGTAAAGTTCTTGAAAGCAGGCTACGAGGAATTGGATACAAGTTACTTGCCGGGTACAATAGTTTATATTGATAAAAAACAATTGAAAATACAGACTGGCAAAGGTCTTTTAGTACCAAAAGTACTACAGATGGAAGGGAAAAAGCCTCTTGATGTAGCTTTTTTTATAAAAGGCTTCAGAGGTAAGATTGGGGACAGATTCATATCGTGA
- the def gene encoding peptide deformylase encodes MKIYLYGSPILEKKVKDIDKIPDGFDKIIKEMFETMYENIGIGLSANQVGLDMSFFITDISVHEPEYKRMVFINPQIVYSEGESEIEEGCLSIPGIRSNVIRPDTVIVRYKTPEGEEKEERFSGLMARVIQHEIDHLNGIYFVDRISPLKKSFLASRLKRLKEKALRGEL; translated from the coding sequence ATGAAAATTTATCTTTATGGTTCTCCTATTTTGGAGAAAAAGGTAAAGGATATTGATAAAATACCGGATGGTTTTGATAAAATAATTAAAGAGATGTTCGAAACGATGTATGAGAATATTGGTATAGGGCTGTCGGCAAATCAGGTGGGTCTGGATATGAGTTTTTTTATTACTGATATATCAGTACATGAACCTGAATATAAACGTATGGTTTTCATAAATCCGCAGATAGTTTACTCAGAAGGCGAAAGCGAAATAGAGGAGGGATGCCTGAGTATTCCGGGAATTAGATCAAATGTAATAAGACCTGATACAGTTATAGTCAGATATAAAACACCTGAGGGGGAAGAAAAGGAAGAAAGGTTTTCCGGTTTAATGGCAAGGGTAATACAGCATGAGATAGACCATTTGAATGGAATTTATTTTGTCGATAGAATTAGTCCTCTTAAGAAGAGTTTTTTGGCCTCTCGTTTAAAGCGGCTAAAAGAAAAAGCTTTGCGAGGAGAACTATAG
- the yajC gene encoding preprotein translocase subunit YajC, translating to MYFLMIRPQAKKQKEKQIMLQSLQPGDEVMTIGGIIGKIEGIREKENVVILRISKDVKIQVSRNAIASKLN from the coding sequence ATGTACTTTTTAATGATAAGACCGCAGGCTAAAAAGCAAAAAGAAAAACAGATTATGTTACAAAGTCTTCAACCTGGCGATGAAGTGATGACGATTGGTGGAATAATAGGAAAGATAGAGGGTATAAGAGAGAAGGAAAATGTTGTTATCCTCAGGATTTCAAAGGATGTGAAAATACAGGTATCTAGAAACGCAATTGCCAGCAAACTAAATTGA